From one Pempheris klunzingeri isolate RE-2024b chromosome 9, fPemKlu1.hap1, whole genome shotgun sequence genomic stretch:
- the LOC139207510 gene encoding cilia- and flagella-associated protein 100-like, whose translation MRRRRETGQSPFKVPDSRSIFLLSANERGDRKEEMRKFLALPIDEKTTYAARMTAKMKKELVEQEEEEEEKEEEEKEKKMIQKQIKSRTAFPKQTPSRHELKMAMMKRENVTKDSKHDLIYMERQKAVLELSLMTKRSEILRMDRAIAKEEAQLKRLENIIERDNLNFEEFLRENEKKSVEARTFFEREAKSKQEKNAEIKKLTAEIGTIKSELIKFEEILIDYKRYKDLLFDLSPPEWQEAQKTKTLTAKVLSDGDARDKQSSEPEQSAVRNGLEGEVSSPGRELPSIRESRLSSGHSDTLVTHPKLDSDSSEYEDEPELYFTDPQQLLDLITELTEQNLSLIQNSTRVEETLEELRQSMETTRKKIEKDEEQLTLQIDDMNQRINMEKARGAKLNQKVQLHVSLNTEDQDVMLDVLGEKVAEVHRCCVDNRMTNLNTLEKLASIENRMSLLLQGLESIPEESLEMMKKIKDSERRSRQREEKLREQREKQKERMRRYLERSLADSKKISGRKLMPRCMPAAQKVRVTKVDSTPAEDEIHAYLFTSEDME comes from the exons atgaggaggaggagggagactggACAGAGCCCATTCAAAGTACCAGACAGTCGGAGCATTTTTCTACTGAGTGCAAATGAAAGAGGGGACAGAAAAgag GAGATGCGCAAGTTCCTGGCTTTGCCAATTGATGAGAAGACAACCTACGCCGCACGAATGACAGCCAAGATGAAGAAAGAGCTGGTGgagcaagaagaggaggaggaggaaaaggaggaagaagagaaggagaagaagatgattcaaaaacaaatcaagagCAGGACAGCTTTCCCGAAACAAACACCCAGCAGACATGAGCTGAAGATGGCCATGATGAAACGAG AAAATGTCACGAAAGACAGCAAGCATGACTTAATCTACATGGAGCGGCAGAAGGCGGTGTTGGAG TTGTCTCTGATGACGAAGAGGTCTGAGATCTTGAGGATGGACAGGGCCATTGCGAAGGAGGAGGCGCAGCTGAAACGGCTCGAAAACATCATTGAGAGAGACAACCTCAACTTTGAGGAGTTCCTCAGGGAGAACGAGAAGAAGTCTGTGGAGGCCAGAACATT TTTTGAGCGCGAGGCCAAATCCAAACAGGAGAAGAACGCTGAGATCAAGAAACTGACTGCTGAAATAGGGACCATAAAAAG TGAACTCATCAAGTTTGAAGAGATTCTGATAGACTACAAGAGGTACAAGGATCTCCTGTTTGATTTGTCTCCTCCAGAGTGGCAGGAGGCCCAGAAGACCAAGACTCTGACGGCTAAAGTCCTGTCAGACGGAGACGCTCGGGACAAGCAGAGCAGTGAGCCTGAGCAGTCAGCTGTCAGGAACG GTTTGGAGGGCGAGGTTTCCAGTCCGGGTAGAGAGCTGCCGTCCATCAGAGAGAGCAGGCTGTCCTCAGGCCACAGCGATACACT GGTCACACATCCTAAACTGGACAGTGACAGCTCAGAGTATGAG GACGAGCCAGAGCTGTACTTCACAGATCCCCAGCAGCTGCTGGATCTAATAACAGAGCTGACAGAGCAGAACTTGTCCCTGATTCAGAACTCCACAAGGGTGGAGGAGACGCTGGAGGAGCTCCGACAGTCCATGGAGACAACCAGGAAGAAGAT TGAAAAGGATGAAGAGCAGCTAACACTGCAGATAGACGACATGAACCAGAGAATCAACATGGAGAAGGCAAGAGGTGCCAAGCTCAATCAGAAGGTTCAGCTCCACGTCTCACTGAACACAGAAGACCAG GATGTCATGTTGGACGTTCTGGGCGAGAAGGTGGCGGAGGTCCATCGCTGCTGCGTGGACAACAGGATGACCAACCTGAACACGTTGGAGAAGCTGGCCAGCATTGAGAACCGTATGTCTTTACTGCTGCAGGGTCTTGAGAGCATCCCCGAAGAGAGCTTagagatgatgaagaagatcaaggacagtgagaggaggagcag GCAGCGTGAAGAAAAgctgagggagcagagagagaaacagaaggagaggatgaggaggtacTTGGAGAGATCGCTGGCTGACTCCAAGAAAATA AGTGGGAGAAAGCTCATGCCCAGGTGCATGCCTGCCGCCCAGAAAGTCAGAGTCACCAAAGTGGACAGCACCCCTGCTGAGGATGAGATCCACGCCTACCTCTTCACCTCTGAGGACATGGAGTGA
- the ap1ar gene encoding AP-1 complex-associated regulatory protein — MGNCWAYCVGLFRREASRIHRGGGSKYFRSSTAGEHYTIEFENLVESDEAESPQPCPRPISDDEIKHLKDHRYTAISDKQILIDQKLQVELEAQEEKLRLEEEARNAAQREAARLARERKMKELSAQRKRGKVDGSSSETQQRKQNSGEDFDAYLQNIKAQSEAFRSNRLPSDTNVVTPNTEYSWDFTTKTRSTNDDGTSLDLEWEDEEGINRALPAWERSRTEEDILRAALRPGSKPVTSGPTSASEDSNALEWENDFVSTLPEDTADTEFEGFVNPVLDTPSEDASDCGLRLDNQDR; from the exons ATGGGTAACTGCTGGGCATATTGTGTCGGGCTGTTCAGGAGAGAGGCCAGCAGGATCCACAGAGGAGGCGG GTCAAAATACTTCCGAAGCAGCACCGCAGGGGAACATTATACAATAGAG tttgaaaATCTGGTAGAGAGCGATGAG GCCGAGAGCCCACAGCCGTGCCCGAG GCCCATCAGTGATGATGAGATCAAGCACCTCAAAGACCACCGCTACACTGCGATCTCAGACAAGCAGATCCTCATTGACCAGAAGCTGCAAGTGGAG TTAGAGGCACAAGAGGAGAAGTTAAGGCTAGAAGAGGAGGCTAGAAATGCCGCCCAGCGTGAGGCCGCCAGGCTGGCACGTGAACGCAAAATGAAGGAG ctgtctgcCCAGAGGAAACGGGGGAAGGTAGATGGCTCCAGCAGTGAAACCCAGCAAAGAAA ACAAAACTCTGGGGAGGATTTTGACGCCTACCTCCAGAATATAAAAGCCCAGTCGGAGGCTTTCAGGAGCAACA GACTTCCTTCTGACACGAATGTGGTGACTCCCAACACCGAGTACAGCTGGGACTTCACCACCAAGACCCGCTCCACCAACGATGACGGGACCTCACTGGATCTGGAGTGGGAAGACGAGGAAG GAATCAATCGTGCACTTCCAGCCTGGGAGAGGTCTCGGACGGAGGAGGACATCCTGCGTGCAGCCCTGAGGCCCGGCAGCAAGCCCGTGACCAGCGGCCCGACCTCGGCCTCCGAGGACTCCAACGCACTGGAGTGGGAGAATGATTTTGTGAGTACCCTTCCAGAGGACACTGCAGACACTGAGTTTGAAGGGTTTGTCAATCCCGTCCTAGACACTCCCTCTGAGGACGCCTCGGACTGTGGCCTCAGGTTGGACAACCAGGACAGATAG